One Roseimaritima multifibrata DNA window includes the following coding sequences:
- a CDS encoding ABC transporter ATP-binding protein → MSNSTLLLELDQVTVNRGEVRILDSVSAQIPLGRHTAILGPNGSGKTSLLKLLMRQFYPSITDSHAGQVRILGRSDWHIDDLRKQLGIVSNELDHTFASGRSGRMTALEATLSGFSGVQLKRHLKYDGESAVDLAHEALRQVGAQRLTERTLETMSTGERRRVLIARALVHSPKALILDEPTTGLDIAARTALLEQLEKLAEGGTTLLLVTHHLEEIIPAIEHVMLLGNGRVEMEGQRGEVLTDEPLSKLFGLPLHVVREGEYLFARPGDQERRV, encoded by the coding sequence ATGTCGAATTCTACGTTGTTGCTTGAGCTTGATCAGGTCACGGTTAACCGTGGCGAAGTCCGGATTCTGGACTCGGTCTCCGCTCAGATCCCGTTGGGCCGACATACGGCGATTCTGGGACCAAATGGTTCTGGAAAAACGTCTTTGCTGAAGTTGTTGATGCGGCAGTTCTATCCATCGATTACCGATAGCCACGCCGGCCAGGTCCGTATTTTGGGGCGATCCGATTGGCATATCGACGACCTGCGGAAACAGTTGGGGATCGTCAGCAATGAACTGGACCACACCTTTGCGTCGGGGCGTTCTGGCAGGATGACCGCCTTGGAAGCGACGTTATCTGGTTTTTCTGGAGTCCAGCTGAAACGCCATCTGAAATACGATGGCGAATCGGCCGTCGACTTAGCGCATGAAGCGCTCCGCCAAGTGGGGGCACAGCGTCTAACGGAGCGGACTTTGGAAACCATGTCGACCGGGGAACGTCGGCGGGTCTTGATTGCACGTGCTTTGGTGCATTCACCAAAGGCGTTGATTCTTGACGAACCAACGACCGGTTTAGATATCGCCGCTAGGACCGCATTGTTAGAACAGTTGGAAAAACTGGCGGAGGGGGGAACCACCCTGCTGCTGGTGACTCACCACCTGGAAGAAATCATTCCAGCGATTGAACACGTGATGTTACTGGGCAACGGCCGCGTTGAAATGGAAGGGCAACGGGGTGAGGTGTTGACCGACGAACCGCTAAGCAAGCTGTTCGGTTTGCCTTTGCATGTGGTTCGCGAAGGGGAGTATCTATTCGCTCGTCCCGGTGATCAAGAACGTCGGGTTTAG
- the cbiE gene encoding precorrin-6y C5,15-methyltransferase (decarboxylating) subunit CbiE: MESAPRIQIIGIGDDGQNGLTQHACHQIEQAELLLGNASLLKRFEIGPSERIEIGSDLDELCAAVEKVGNRRAVLLASGDPLFYGIANFLCEKLGKDRFEVLPHVSTMQLAFARVMESWDDAYLSNLATQPLDRVVDTIRTSERAGLFTTDEITPAVVAEALLDRRINYFTAYVCENLGTPAETVTQAELGDLKGQTFAPLNVMVLVRKRGAADRPSGSERRRRFGNPDDMFLQSRPKRGLITPAEVRCIALAELDLMPESTLWDVGAGSGALAIEAAGLAHLGKVYAIEMDAEDYGLMVENAARFECPNLVPIHGQAPEAWADLPIPDAIFVGGSGRMVPDLVRDAIQHLGEQGRIVINVSSPDNLLAVQQQISAAGLKPEVRMINIARGHDQLDRTRFEALNPTFLITGTSE, encoded by the coding sequence TTGGAATCAGCACCTCGGATTCAGATCATCGGTATCGGCGATGATGGACAAAACGGCCTGACTCAACACGCTTGCCATCAAATCGAGCAAGCCGAGTTGCTGCTTGGCAACGCTAGCCTGCTCAAACGTTTTGAAATCGGGCCTTCTGAACGGATCGAAATCGGCAGCGACCTGGACGAACTGTGTGCGGCGGTCGAGAAAGTCGGAAACCGCCGAGCAGTACTGTTGGCGTCAGGCGACCCACTGTTTTACGGAATCGCAAATTTTCTGTGCGAAAAACTGGGCAAGGATCGCTTTGAAGTGCTTCCCCATGTCAGCACCATGCAACTCGCTTTCGCGCGAGTCATGGAAAGCTGGGACGATGCCTACCTGTCCAACCTCGCCACACAGCCTCTCGACCGCGTGGTCGATACCATCCGGACCTCCGAGCGAGCTGGACTGTTTACCACCGACGAAATCACTCCCGCGGTCGTCGCTGAAGCGCTCCTTGATCGACGGATCAATTACTTCACCGCGTACGTCTGCGAAAACCTTGGAACCCCGGCCGAAACGGTAACCCAAGCCGAACTGGGCGACCTGAAAGGGCAGACGTTTGCTCCGTTAAACGTCATGGTGCTTGTCCGTAAACGGGGCGCAGCCGATCGCCCCAGTGGAAGCGAACGCCGTCGTCGATTCGGAAACCCCGACGACATGTTTCTGCAGTCTCGCCCGAAGCGAGGGCTGATAACCCCCGCGGAAGTTCGCTGCATCGCGTTGGCAGAATTAGATCTGATGCCAGAAAGCACCCTGTGGGACGTCGGTGCAGGGAGCGGAGCCCTTGCGATTGAGGCAGCCGGTTTGGCTCATCTTGGCAAAGTTTACGCAATCGAAATGGATGCAGAAGATTACGGCCTGATGGTCGAAAACGCCGCTCGATTCGAATGCCCAAACCTTGTCCCCATTCACGGGCAGGCCCCCGAAGCGTGGGCCGACCTACCAATCCCCGACGCGATCTTTGTCGGCGGAAGTGGGCGTATGGTCCCCGATTTGGTTCGGGACGCCATCCAGCACTTGGGGGAACAGGGACGCATCGTTATCAATGTCTCCAGCCCCGACAACCTGCTTGCCGTTCAACAACAAATCAGCGCCGCAGGATTGAAACCCGAAGTCCGGATGATCAATATTGCCCGCGGTCACGACCAGCTTGATCGGACTCGATTCGAGGCCCTAAACCCGACGTTCTTGATCACCGGGACGAGCGAATAG
- a CDS encoding efflux RND transporter periplasmic adaptor subunit, with protein MDATSTTEPFPFQSPVNPTDGEGSMVRETRREIATIVRETAQLARQEIAAESFFRTLCERVGRAMAAEGVVVWRRHEATFQVVARIGKITDQSIDCSQEACHQKMLEEVVQGDQPVVVPSSPEATDPSFPSNPTLVPVAVVPIIESDTRSPEYVLEVFLEGDGGPASQRGYLRFAAQMADLAGDYLRLDRIRKSEQQAIRWQAISAALPELHRSLDPDLTAARVVDAASELFGIDRVSLCQVSGNRADLIAVSHLDDFDSRTPEAAEICRLAILGNDARDRFGKESAPTETAEASEAGAESPLKCEEVIVVGTTERYRLVFQNRILRDSDSSRSQDVAHFAEHAATALENAETFCRVPWARTVASLLPARGGRGRSRRGMFALIVLACLVAVIACMPVPMKVTGRAELSAVGTQFLYAPAAGTISEVFVQHGQAVHVGDPLMQMVDRTLDEQAEVLLGQQAVLIERTAELSGQLMNGTSRRREDQTRSQSEQKVIAQQLDSLDRQLAMLAAQRERLTIRSDREGIVDGWRLKRNMEGRPVKAGEPLLAVIQPEQGWLVEAFIPQSRLDHFLTQVDSVSVVPSQDPEVAIATTDDELNDLFSGVSERPMLKAQVVLQSHPQLAFTAQLVDVGPAIVQQADTGPVSRALFELSSEGLPAIQTGSPATVSIDCGRRPLAYVAFQDFIRTFRGAVGLYL; from the coding sequence ATGGATGCGACTTCGACGACCGAACCTTTTCCATTTCAATCGCCGGTGAACCCGACGGATGGTGAAGGTTCGATGGTGCGCGAAACGCGCCGGGAAATCGCTACGATTGTCCGTGAAACGGCTCAGCTAGCACGTCAGGAAATCGCTGCGGAATCCTTTTTTCGGACGCTTTGCGAGCGGGTGGGTCGTGCGATGGCGGCCGAAGGGGTCGTGGTCTGGCGACGTCATGAAGCGACCTTCCAAGTCGTCGCCCGCATCGGCAAAATCACCGATCAAAGCATCGACTGCAGCCAAGAAGCCTGCCACCAAAAAATGCTTGAAGAGGTGGTTCAGGGAGACCAGCCGGTCGTGGTCCCCTCCTCTCCCGAGGCGACCGATCCCTCGTTCCCTTCAAATCCTACGCTGGTTCCCGTTGCGGTGGTCCCGATCATCGAATCGGATACACGCTCGCCTGAGTACGTTCTGGAAGTCTTTCTGGAAGGTGACGGAGGCCCCGCATCGCAGCGAGGTTATCTGCGGTTTGCGGCTCAGATGGCCGATTTGGCCGGCGACTATTTGCGGCTGGATCGAATTCGTAAATCCGAACAGCAGGCGATCCGCTGGCAAGCCATTTCCGCGGCGCTGCCCGAATTGCATCGTTCGCTGGATCCCGATTTAACGGCGGCCAGGGTGGTCGATGCCGCCAGTGAACTTTTTGGCATCGACCGGGTTAGTTTATGTCAGGTTTCCGGAAACCGAGCCGACCTGATCGCCGTTAGCCATCTTGATGATTTTGATTCTCGGACGCCCGAGGCAGCCGAGATCTGTCGCTTGGCCATTCTTGGAAATGACGCACGCGACCGTTTTGGAAAAGAGTCCGCGCCTACCGAAACAGCGGAGGCTTCGGAAGCGGGGGCGGAGTCGCCTTTGAAATGCGAAGAGGTGATCGTCGTCGGTACGACCGAACGTTATCGCTTGGTTTTTCAGAATCGCATCCTTCGCGACTCCGATTCGTCGCGTTCCCAGGACGTGGCCCATTTTGCGGAGCATGCTGCAACCGCCCTCGAAAATGCCGAAACGTTTTGCCGTGTCCCCTGGGCTCGGACGGTCGCTTCGCTGCTGCCCGCTCGCGGTGGCAGGGGCCGCTCGCGAAGGGGGATGTTCGCATTGATCGTGCTGGCCTGTTTGGTTGCGGTCATCGCGTGTATGCCGGTCCCGATGAAGGTGACGGGGCGAGCCGAATTGTCAGCGGTGGGAACGCAGTTCTTGTATGCTCCCGCCGCGGGAACGATCAGCGAAGTCTTTGTGCAGCATGGGCAAGCGGTGCACGTCGGCGACCCTCTGATGCAGATGGTCGATCGAACATTGGACGAGCAAGCCGAGGTTCTGCTGGGACAGCAAGCGGTGCTGATCGAAAGAACCGCGGAATTGAGTGGGCAACTGATGAACGGGACGTCTCGCCGACGCGAGGACCAAACTCGCTCGCAATCCGAACAGAAGGTGATCGCACAGCAGTTGGATTCACTTGATCGTCAGTTGGCGATGCTGGCCGCGCAACGCGAACGGTTGACAATCCGCAGTGACCGCGAGGGGATCGTCGATGGCTGGCGTCTGAAACGAAATATGGAAGGACGCCCTGTCAAAGCGGGAGAACCGCTGTTGGCGGTCATCCAGCCTGAACAGGGCTGGTTGGTCGAGGCGTTCATTCCTCAGTCGCGGCTCGATCATTTTTTGACTCAGGTCGATTCCGTTTCGGTGGTGCCGTCCCAAGATCCGGAAGTTGCCATTGCGACCACGGACGACGAGCTAAACGATTTGTTCTCGGGCGTCTCCGAACGGCCGATGCTGAAAGCTCAGGTTGTTTTGCAGTCTCATCCGCAGTTGGCTTTTACGGCTCAGTTGGTGGACGTTGGCCCGGCAATCGTGCAGCAAGCTGATACCGGCCCGGTCTCGCGTGCTCTCTTTGAACTTTCGTCCGAAGGTTTGCCTGCGATTCAGACCGGCAGTCCGGCTACCGTTTCGATCGATTGTGGTCGCCGGCCGCTTGCGTACGTCGCCTTTCAGGATTTCATTCGAACCTTTCGAGGAGCCGTTGGGCTGTACTTATGA
- a CDS encoding HlyD family secretion protein, translated as MSKPLILRSSLFVLLCLLHMIQGGGTMFGQVPAENGVPVEDCVVRFAEEVNVPAVETGILESVVAKLNQTIAAGDLLAQQKSDQVDLQLRIATLQKKAAEERLSDDLELQYARTAQAEAEAELASHRAIYEETAGAVSRNSIRKLELAVKRTELQVQQEQKRRRLAQVELDLRQADIQKLELNAERLKVHSPLPGVVSEVFRRSGEWATAGDPIVRIARLDRLHAHCLLTVDKLSPRRCYGQPVTVRWQDPEGERELRGRVISVDPELLTLGRYRLHVEIENVRDGQHWRLLPGTEVQMTVHPSAAVANPMIGGGNLQGLRFQERR; from the coding sequence ATGAGCAAACCACTTATCCTTCGGTCTTCGCTGTTTGTGCTGCTGTGCCTTCTTCACATGATTCAGGGCGGTGGGACCATGTTCGGGCAGGTCCCGGCAGAAAACGGTGTCCCCGTCGAAGATTGTGTCGTCCGGTTCGCGGAAGAGGTGAATGTGCCGGCTGTTGAAACCGGTATTTTGGAATCGGTTGTCGCGAAATTGAACCAGACGATTGCCGCAGGCGATTTGTTGGCACAGCAGAAATCGGATCAAGTGGATCTGCAGTTGAGGATCGCGACGCTGCAGAAAAAGGCGGCTGAAGAAAGACTGTCCGATGACCTGGAACTGCAGTACGCGCGAACCGCTCAAGCGGAGGCAGAGGCGGAACTGGCATCGCATCGGGCGATCTACGAAGAAACCGCTGGGGCCGTAAGCCGGAACTCCATTCGTAAATTGGAACTTGCTGTCAAACGTACCGAGCTGCAGGTGCAGCAAGAACAGAAACGTCGGCGATTGGCTCAGGTTGAATTGGACCTTCGGCAAGCGGATATCCAGAAACTGGAACTCAATGCGGAACGCTTAAAGGTACACAGTCCGCTTCCGGGCGTCGTCTCGGAGGTCTTTCGGAGATCGGGCGAATGGGCTACCGCGGGCGATCCAATCGTCCGAATCGCCAGGCTCGATCGCCTGCACGCTCATTGCCTGCTAACGGTCGATAAACTGTCACCGCGTCGATGTTATGGCCAGCCGGTGACGGTTCGCTGGCAAGATCCCGAAGGAGAGCGTGAACTGCGCGGACGGGTGATTTCCGTGGATCCCGAACTTCTGACGTTGGGACGCTATCGTTTGCACGTCGAAATTGAAAACGTCCGCGACGGACAGCATTGGCGATTGCTGCCCGGTACCGAGGTCCAGATGACGGTGCATCCCAGTGCGGCGGTTGCCAACCCAATGATCGGTGGCGGAAACCTGCAAGGATTACGTTTTCAGGAAAGGCGGTAA
- a CDS encoding efflux RND transporter periplasmic adaptor subunit: MSSPATPVSRRSSAQTPVVRKDVVRLRAPQSSQRQVLVWDPLAKTFTRVDREQWESLSHGGTGNDPEVMAALDSAGLLRSRANGNAPNGSRKKGAGGLGQLFSIRLPGLESAGLAGWLADRSGWLFSPLAILLWMMWIAAVALAVPIYWGRFQANLPGLQEFFSSGNALLLMGTMVVTKAIHELAHATACSRLGARPGQIGILLLCGAPCPYCDVTDSWRLPSMVHRAAIMLAGVYVEWIIASLAMVVWWWSDAGLLHFAALNVVVVCGVSSLLFNLNPLMRYDGYYVLSDLCDSSNLRVEASEAFSRVVMRRLAGPGYRAAVENGIREWWLSAYHLGAVVYRTMIVLVIAYWLVGIADAISLRPLGVSLASVMLLAIPLNAGKRMWGTVRGAGKWRNVANGRRLALVAVALGLGIALLAWPLPDSFTAKGTVDVTEAVPVFLPDRGQIAEVGFDYGDRVSKGETLVRLNNPQLNLQARQVTGQWQTMQIQTVQLRRRAIEQTELLTQWDQQQAALKSLDERNQAMAKRIDALQVVAPCDGVLLPVLETDQAALPGLWADEITQKRAERSLHWSKGAWAMDAGYWCRIGDPNAREVVLEIDADQRSRVRIGDRLMVRCDQSPEQILRLQVDSISTQNRSSHSATGTQTQFQVSCRLPNDRDIRWQMGAGVTAKLQTPPRSIFNRLQKHLSTFLYGERYET, translated from the coding sequence ATGTCATCGCCAGCCACACCGGTTTCGCGCCGTTCGTCAGCCCAGACGCCTGTCGTCCGCAAAGACGTTGTCCGCTTGCGAGCCCCGCAATCAAGCCAGCGACAGGTGTTGGTTTGGGATCCGCTGGCGAAAACGTTTACGCGTGTCGATCGGGAGCAGTGGGAATCTTTATCGCACGGAGGAACCGGCAACGACCCCGAGGTGATGGCAGCGCTCGATTCGGCTGGCTTGCTCCGTTCTCGGGCGAATGGGAATGCTCCGAACGGAAGCCGCAAAAAAGGAGCGGGCGGATTGGGGCAACTGTTTTCGATTCGCTTGCCCGGTCTTGAATCGGCTGGATTGGCAGGCTGGTTGGCGGACCGGAGCGGTTGGCTGTTTTCTCCGCTGGCGATTCTGCTGTGGATGATGTGGATCGCTGCGGTCGCTTTGGCGGTGCCGATCTACTGGGGACGGTTCCAAGCCAATCTGCCCGGTTTGCAAGAGTTCTTTTCAAGCGGAAACGCCCTGTTGTTAATGGGGACGATGGTTGTCACCAAGGCGATTCACGAACTTGCCCATGCAACGGCTTGCTCCCGGTTGGGGGCCCGTCCCGGCCAGATTGGAATCTTGCTGTTGTGCGGGGCACCCTGTCCCTACTGTGATGTAACCGATAGCTGGCGTTTGCCCTCCATGGTTCATCGAGCCGCAATCATGCTGGCCGGAGTCTATGTCGAATGGATCATCGCTTCCTTGGCGATGGTCGTCTGGTGGTGGAGTGACGCTGGCCTGCTGCATTTTGCGGCGTTGAATGTTGTGGTTGTCTGTGGGGTTAGTAGCCTGCTGTTTAATCTGAATCCATTGATGCGATACGATGGCTATTACGTGCTTTCCGATCTATGTGACAGTTCCAATCTTCGTGTGGAAGCATCGGAAGCTTTTTCAAGAGTGGTGATGCGACGCTTGGCCGGTCCCGGTTACCGCGCCGCTGTCGAAAACGGGATCCGCGAATGGTGGTTGTCGGCATACCATTTAGGTGCGGTCGTTTACCGGACCATGATTGTGCTGGTGATCGCCTACTGGTTGGTTGGGATTGCCGATGCGATTTCGCTGCGGCCCCTTGGCGTTTCGTTGGCCAGCGTGATGTTGTTGGCAATTCCCCTGAATGCCGGTAAGCGGATGTGGGGCACGGTGCGCGGAGCGGGTAAGTGGAGAAACGTCGCTAACGGGCGACGGTTAGCATTGGTTGCGGTTGCCTTGGGATTGGGGATCGCGCTGCTTGCCTGGCCCTTGCCCGACTCCTTCACCGCAAAAGGGACCGTCGACGTTACGGAAGCGGTTCCGGTTTTCCTTCCCGATCGTGGGCAGATCGCCGAAGTCGGATTTGATTACGGCGATCGTGTTTCCAAGGGAGAAACGCTGGTTCGATTGAACAATCCGCAATTGAACCTGCAAGCCCGCCAAGTGACCGGACAGTGGCAAACCATGCAGATTCAAACGGTTCAGTTGCGACGACGAGCGATTGAGCAAACCGAATTGTTGACGCAGTGGGACCAGCAGCAAGCGGCCCTGAAAAGTCTCGACGAACGAAATCAAGCGATGGCAAAAAGGATCGATGCCCTGCAGGTGGTTGCACCGTGCGACGGGGTGTTGTTGCCCGTCTTGGAAACCGATCAAGCCGCCCTGCCGGGATTGTGGGCGGACGAGATTACCCAAAAGCGGGCCGAAAGGTCTTTGCACTGGAGTAAAGGGGCCTGGGCGATGGACGCCGGGTATTGGTGCCGAATCGGTGATCCGAACGCTAGAGAAGTGGTGCTGGAAATCGACGCCGATCAGCGGTCTCGTGTGCGGATTGGCGATCGGTTAATGGTTCGGTGTGATCAATCGCCTGAGCAAATTCTTCGCTTGCAGGTCGATTCCATTTCGACACAGAACCGATCCTCTCATTCGGCGACCGGAACTCAGACGCAGTTTCAGGTATCCTGTCGACTACCCAATGATCGGGATATTCGTTGGCAAATGGGGGCGGGAGTGACCGCAAAGCTGCAAACCCCACCTCGTTCTATCTTTAATCGACTGCAAAAACATCTGAGTACCTTTCTGTATGGTGAACGATACGAAACCTGA
- a CDS encoding peptide chain release factor family protein, with the protein MVNDTKPDWLQTVSAPHPSRQPLDRFERDCQLTMTRRSGPGGQHRNKTSTAIVLVHQPTQVSGEASESRSQAKNRSVAVQRLRLNLAVVIRCLESDEEADIELRKKHAGRSVWVAEQNPQRPAVISLVLDDMVRYQGDLQQVAKEWRTTASQLLKLLRSETPAIDYMNRLRAFYELRPLR; encoded by the coding sequence ATGGTGAACGATACGAAACCTGATTGGCTGCAGACCGTTTCCGCTCCCCACCCAAGTCGTCAGCCTCTGGATCGTTTCGAAAGAGATTGCCAGTTAACCATGACGCGTCGTAGCGGTCCTGGTGGGCAGCATCGAAACAAGACGTCAACGGCTATCGTGCTGGTGCATCAACCCACCCAGGTATCCGGAGAAGCCTCCGAGAGCCGCAGTCAAGCAAAGAACCGGAGCGTCGCAGTCCAGCGGTTGCGATTGAATCTGGCGGTGGTTATCCGCTGTCTGGAAAGTGACGAAGAGGCGGACATCGAACTGCGAAAAAAACACGCAGGAAGAAGCGTCTGGGTTGCCGAGCAGAATCCGCAGCGACCCGCGGTCATTTCATTGGTGCTGGATGATATGGTTCGGTATCAAGGCGATCTGCAGCAGGTTGCGAAGGAGTGGAGGACAACCGCCAGCCAGCTATTAAAACTGCTGCGAAGCGAAACGCCGGCGATCGATTACATGAATCGCCTGCGAGCCTTTTACGAATTGCGCCCGCTGCGGTAG